The Salegentibacter sp. Hel_I_6 region GATGGTGACATAAGAAGAGGTAATGGATGGTTTTACTTTTTAGGCCATCACAAAAAGAATTATAAATTCAAGCTGTTAAAATTTAAATTGAAGCGCTTTTTTAGAACAATAAAATTATAATTATGAAAATCTATATTTCTCCTCATTATAAAATTTCTAAAGAGAATATAGAGAACCTTTTGTCTAATTTTAAAGAAAATGGCCAGCTTCTTTTTGAAGGTAGCAGGAACGAAATTAAAGTGGTTGAATGCGAGGATAGGGATTTGAATATAAAAGCTTTTAAACCTCCTAATTTTGTTAATCGCTATATGTATGTGACCCTACGAAAATCTAAAGCTCAGCGCTCTTTTGAATATGCTCATAAACTTTTAGAAACAGGAGTGGGTACTCCAAGGCCCGTAGCTTATGCCGAAACAATAAAAAATGGAGCTTTGGATAAGAGCTTTTATATTAGCGAGCATTTAGAATATGAACTTACCTTTAGGGATCTTGATTTAGCTAAAGAAGGTCACGAAGCTATTTTGAGGGATTTTACCAGATTCACATATTATCTTCACGAAAATAAAATAGAATTTTTAGATCATTCTCCGGGTAATACCCTTATTAAAACACCTAAAGGAAAGGCTGAATTTTATCTGGTAGATCTTAATAGAATGAACTTCAGGACTCTTAGCTTTGAAGACAGAATGAATAATTTTTCTCGTTTAAGTCAGGATGTGGAGATTTTTAAGGTTATGGCTAATGAATATGCCCTGAAAATTGATAAATCCGAAGAAGAAGTGCTTGAAAAAATGCTGTATTACAATAATCGCTTTTTTGAACAGCGAAGCAGGAAAAGACGTTTTAAGAATAAATTGAAAAAAATAGCTGGATTCAGTTAAACAGAATTTTCTTCTTTAAAATTTTGATATAAATTTACCAGTGTTGAAGCAGTTTTTACTTCATTAAAATTATCGCTTACAAGCTTTCCAATATTTTCTCCTATTTTTTCTCTTAAATCCAGATCTTCTTTAAGCTTTAGAATTGCTTCTGAAATTGATTCTGCATCTCCAGAACAAAGATAAATGTCTTCCCGGTGTGTGAAAATTTCCCTTATGGCATCAGAGTCTAAAGTAAGCACAGGTTTTGAACAGCTAGCATAATTAAAGATCTTGTTTGGAATGACTACTTTAGATTTAAAAGTATCACCAAATATACCCAAACATAGATCAAAGGAGTTAATATGAGCGTCTAATGCTGTATAAGGTAGCTTTCCTTCAAATTTCACATTTGTTAATTTATGGTCGTTTGCGAAATCTACCGCTTTTTTAAACTCAAAACCTTCACCAATGAGGGTGAATTCAATATTAGTTTTTTGCTTTAAAAGTTTAGCCGCTTCAAGAATCTTCAAAACTCCCTGTAATGGGATGAAATGCCCCAGAAATCCAACCCGAAAAGTATCACTTTTTACAGAATGGGATGCAGAGTTAGAAAAATCTAAAGTATTTGCTCCAACATAAAGAATTCCGGTTTTGTTTTTTTTTAGCCTATATTTTTCTAAAAAATAATCCCTGTGACTTCGGGTATCGAAAATTATAAAATCGGCTTTGCTGATGGATCTTTGATCTCTATATTTAGAACGCAAAGCTTCATAACTAATCTTACCATATAGATTATAGTCTTTTACATTAGTCATGTATTTGGAAATAAGCGGATCAAAAACTACATCGCAGGCAGAGTTCTTTTTTACAAAACTTACCGCTTTATGGCCAAAACTTGGAACATAAGTAAAATAAGCTTTCTCGCTTAATCTTTTAATTTCATCAGCGTTTGCAGGGGTAAATTCAGAAAAATTGAATACTTCAACATCAAACCCTAATTTTTTAAGTCCGTTAAGGAGAATAAGCGTCCTGTTATACTGAGGATCGATATCTACTCCTGTAACTAGAATTGTTTGCCCGGTCATTCTACACTTTTATATACTTCCAGAGTTTTTAAGCTACCCTTTTCAATATTGAAATTTTGGACAAATTTATAGGCTTTATTTACTATTTCTTGTTTCTTTTCGGGATTTTTTAATATCAAAAGCACTTTTTCTTTCAAGTCCTTACTATTGCCGCAATCACATAAATATCCTGTTTCTCCGTTGATAATGAGTTCTTCAGCTCCACCACTTCTGGTGGCTACTACAGGTTTTTTAGCTACAAAAAAGTCTAGAATTGTGGTGCCAAGCCCCTCTGAGGTTGAGGTGAAGAGTAATAAGTCTACCTCGTTAATTGCAGCCTGTATATCTTTTATAAAACCTGTAAAGCTAAGGTTTTTGGTGATGCCTAATTTCTCGCTATAGGCCTTTAGTTCATTTTTTAACTCCCCCTCGCCAATGATTACAAAATGAACATTAAGTTCTTTTGTTTCCAAAATCTCTTTAGCCGTGTCCAGAAAGGTATAGTGATCTTTTTCTTTAGTAAGCGCGGCAATATAGCCCACGATAAACTCTGATTTAATTCTAAAAGGTTCTCTTAAGACTGATGTAGTAAGTGTTTTACTATTTATTTCTATCAAACTTGGCACAACCACTATTTTATTGAATGCTATGCTCTTTTTTACACTTTCTTCTACAGCCCGGGAGATACAAATTATTTTTTCAAGATGTTTTTCAGAATATTTTACGGCGGTAGTAATTTTCTTTTTAATAGGAAAAATTACACGCCGGTGTACAATAAGTTTTTGGTTGCTATTCCATATAGTTTTAGCTAGAATTCCTAAGGTATGTGCCTTAGATTCGTGGCAGTGAATAATATTATAACCTTTTTTGCTTAATCTGGTTATGGTCCTGGCCTGTGCTAGCAGAAAAAAAGGAGATCGTGGAATTGCAAGAAAATTCCAGTCCTGTTCTTGCGCATAATTTGCTAATGCACTGTTTTTTGAACAAATTAAAAGTTGGTCAATCCCCTGATTCTGTAAGCCTTTAAATAATAAGGCTACCTGCCTTTCACCGCCTCTCCAGGTCTTTGCCAGGTTTATATGAATTATCTTCATTTTACCAACTTTCCATAAAGAGCAATCATATTTGAAGCAATATTTTCGTCTGAAAACTTCTGAACGTAGGCGAAGGATTTTTCTGCAATTTTTTTCCGTTGATCTTCATCTTTAAGCAAGCTGCTTATGTTATCTGAAATTTCTGAAATATTATTTGGGTCAACATACACGCTATCTGGTCCTCCGGCCTCTGGAAAACAGCCGTAATTAGTAGTTATTACCGGTGTTTTGGAATAAAGTGCTTCTATTATTGGAATTCCGAAACCTTCAAAAAGTGAAGGATATATAAAAATTTTAGCTCCCTGGTAAAGGGCCGCGAGTTCGTAAGTTGAAAGTCCGTTTAGAAAAGTTACTTTCTTTTCCATTCCTTCTTTCTCAATATATTCTTTTATTTTTTCAGCATAAGAAGTTAGAGAACCAACTATAATAAGATGAGTATCTATATCTTTTATGGCTTTTACAGCGGCAAAAATGTTCTTTCTGCTTTCTATGGTTCCTACATTTAATAGATAATCTTGCGGAAGCTTATATTTCTCAATTACTTTATCAATCGCTTCGGCAGGATATAAGGTTTTGTATTCTTTCTGACAGCCCTGATAAATAACTTCAATTTTTTCAGGCGCTATTTTAAGGAAGTCTACGATATCGTCTTTGGTTTGTTGACTCACTGCTATAACCGCATCAGCTGTTTTAGCTGCATGGGTAAATTTTCTTTTATAGATTTTCTTATCAAAAAAGGAATAAAATTCAGGATAGCGTAAAAAAATTAAATCGTGTATGGTCACTACACTTTTGATATTAGTTTTATTAAGGCCCAAAGGAATTTCACCTGAAAGTCCATGAAAGATTTCAATATTATCTTTTTTAAGGTCTTTAACTATATTTCGTCTTCTCCAAAGATTATTAAGAAATCTATCCTTTGGTGTTATAGGCAATTTTTCTTCTACCGGTGAGGTTGGTTTATAAAGCTGTTTTTTTCCTGGTTTGGGATTGTATAGGTAATATTTATTTTTTGGATAAAAAGAGCTTAAAATACTAACTAAATCCCGGCTATAATTCCCCAGGCCGGTTGTATTGTGAAAAACTCTTTTTGCTTCGTAACCTATATTCATAATTTGAAGTAGCTTTATTTAAAATCTTTACCTTCAACTAGAAGTTGAAGCTTGCAATTTGCAAAATTTAATATAAACCCTTTTATGAAACCTTCATAGATATCGGGAAAATTTGAGAATGGTTTTTGATATTAATTTTACATAAAATACTTTTACCTCGGTAATTGAGATTTAATGCTGCGAGGCTTGTCTCTATATGTAAATTATATCTTCTTAAGTTAAAATCCTCTAGCTCATTTGAAAATTTTAATTTTCGCGAATTCAACTAACCACATTATATCTTTATTGTAAAATTAATAGTTAAAATTAAGTATTTTTGAGTCAAATGCAACTAATGAATTCCATTAATACATCGGTGATTCTAAGTACTTATAATTCAGAGTCAAGACTCAGGAAGGTGCTTTGGAGTTATTCAGTACAAACTTATAAAAATTTTGAAATTGTTATAGCCGATGATGGTTCAGGGCAGAGTACTGAGAATTTGGTGAACGAGTTTAAGAAAGAATTTAAAATGCCTTTAACTCATGTATGGCAGGAAGACCACGGATTTCAGAAATCCAAAATTTTGAATAAGGCGATTGTATCTACAAATAGTGAATATATAATTTTTAGCGATGGCGATTGCATCGCCAGATCAGATTTTGTTGAGCAACATATAAAAAACCGAAGAAGAAATCATTTTTTAAGCGGGGGGTATAATAAACTTAATGCAAAACTATCGAGTTTAATAGAGAAGGAAGAAATTATAAATCAAAAATGTTTTGATATCAAGTGGCTTAAAAAACAAGGTTTACCAAGTTCTTTTAAAAATAATAAGATTACTTCAAAAGGTTGGAAAGCTAGATTCTTGAATAGGATTACCCCTACAATCCCTACCTGGAACGGCCATAATTCCTCAGGCTGGAAAGATGATATTTTAAAGGTGAATGGCTTTGATGAAAGAATGCAATACGGCGGACAGGATCGGGAAATGGGGGAGCGGTTAATTAATCTGGGAGTTAAAGCAATTCAAATTAGATATACTGCAATTTGTCTACATCTGGATCATACCCGAACCTACAAAAATGAAGATTCTCTAAAAAAAAATAGAGAAATAAGGAATAAAACAAAGTCGGAAAATAAAATAAAAACTTCTTACGGCATCAAACTTTAGAGGACATTTTCCTGTATAAAATTATCTATTTCAGGGATAATATATTTAGGTTCCAATTTTTGATATAATGATTTTCTTTCAGAAAAAATTTCCCTTCTGCTTTTGTCTTTATAAATTTCTGGATATAGATCCTTTACATGAATTGATCTATTTTGTTTTTCGTTCTCAAAGGTGCCCCAAAATTCCTTCGGTACAAATGGTGAAAATATAGAGAAACTAGGTTTTTTTAGAGCTTTTGCTATATGAATTGCGCCTCCTTCATTACCGATTATGGCATCACATTGACTCATGATTTTTATAAAATCTCTAAGATTTTTAGCAACAATATCAAAATTAATATTTTTAGAGGCATTTAATTCCTTTCTTAATTGTGAAATGTACTTCTCCTGAGAAGGAGAATAATTTAAAAGGAAATTCATTTCATAATTCTCTGATAGATAATTTAATATGTGAGCCATATAATTTAATGGAAGCGACTTTTCCATCGAACTTCCAGGAACCGCTAACATTATTGTTTTTCTTTCAGTATTCAAACTGCTTAGGGTCTTTTTTGCGGTGTCAATTTCTTCTTTTGAAAGATAAATTTTAGGATATGGGTCTATTGAAGCTTCTTTGACTATTGTTTTAATAAAACTAATTCTATCATCCACAGCTTTTCCATAGGGAGAAACTCTTCTTTCAAGAAGTTTTATTTTTGTTGTATAGGCAAATGGAATTGTAGTTTTATCGTAACCAATTCTAATTTTTGCATTACTAAACAAAGAAAATAACTGGCTTTCTAATTTTGAATAATGGTCTACCACCAAACTAAAAT contains the following coding sequences:
- a CDS encoding glycosyltransferase family 9 protein, translated to MKILIIQQKMVGDVLLASIIANNLRTTFPNAYIAFLCYDSASAVLENNPSIDKIIKVKQEEVRKPINLLKMLLFIKKQHFSLVVDHYSKLESQLFSLFSNAKIRIGYDKTTIPFAYTTKIKLLERRVSPYGKAVDDRISFIKTIVKEASIDPYPKIYLSKEEIDTAKKTLSSLNTERKTIMLAVPGSSMEKSLPLNYMAHILNYLSENYEMNFLLNYSPSQEKYISQLRKELNASKNINFDIVAKNLRDFIKIMSQCDAIIGNEGGAIHIAKALKKPSFSIFSPFVPKEFWGTFENEKQNRSIHVKDLYPEIYKDKSRREIFSERKSLYQKLEPKYIIPEIDNFIQENVL
- a CDS encoding glycosyltransferase; this encodes MTGQTILVTGVDIDPQYNRTLILLNGLKKLGFDVEVFNFSEFTPANADEIKRLSEKAYFTYVPSFGHKAVSFVKKNSACDVVFDPLISKYMTNVKDYNLYGKISYEALRSKYRDQRSISKADFIIFDTRSHRDYFLEKYRLKKNKTGILYVGANTLDFSNSASHSVKSDTFRVGFLGHFIPLQGVLKILEAAKLLKQKTNIEFTLIGEGFEFKKAVDFANDHKLTNVKFEGKLPYTALDAHINSFDLCLGIFGDTFKSKVVIPNKIFNYASCSKPVLTLDSDAIREIFTHREDIYLCSGDAESISEAILKLKEDLDLREKIGENIGKLVSDNFNEVKTASTLVNLYQNFKEENSV
- a CDS encoding glycosyltransferase; this encodes MKIIHINLAKTWRGGERQVALLFKGLQNQGIDQLLICSKNSALANYAQEQDWNFLAIPRSPFFLLAQARTITRLSKKGYNIIHCHESKAHTLGILAKTIWNSNQKLIVHRRVIFPIKKKITTAVKYSEKHLEKIICISRAVEESVKKSIAFNKIVVVPSLIEINSKTLTTSVLREPFRIKSEFIVGYIAALTKEKDHYTFLDTAKEILETKELNVHFVIIGEGELKNELKAYSEKLGITKNLSFTGFIKDIQAAINEVDLLLFTSTSEGLGTTILDFFVAKKPVVATRSGGAEELIINGETGYLCDCGNSKDLKEKVLLILKNPEKKQEIVNKAYKFVQNFNIEKGSLKTLEVYKSVE
- a CDS encoding glycosyltransferase family 1 protein, producing MNIGYEAKRVFHNTTGLGNYSRDLVSILSSFYPKNKYYLYNPKPGKKQLYKPTSPVEEKLPITPKDRFLNNLWRRRNIVKDLKKDNIEIFHGLSGEIPLGLNKTNIKSVVTIHDLIFLRYPEFYSFFDKKIYKRKFTHAAKTADAVIAVSQQTKDDIVDFLKIAPEKIEVIYQGCQKEYKTLYPAEAIDKVIEKYKLPQDYLLNVGTIESRKNIFAAVKAIKDIDTHLIIVGSLTSYAEKIKEYIEKEGMEKKVTFLNGLSTYELAALYQGAKIFIYPSLFEGFGIPIIEALYSKTPVITTNYGCFPEAGGPDSVYVDPNNISEISDNISSLLKDEDQRKKIAEKSFAYVQKFSDENIASNMIALYGKLVK
- a CDS encoding glycosyltransferase family 2 protein, encoding MNSINTSVILSTYNSESRLRKVLWSYSVQTYKNFEIVIADDGSGQSTENLVNEFKKEFKMPLTHVWQEDHGFQKSKILNKAIVSTNSEYIIFSDGDCIARSDFVEQHIKNRRRNHFLSGGYNKLNAKLSSLIEKEEIINQKCFDIKWLKKQGLPSSFKNNKITSKGWKARFLNRITPTIPTWNGHNSSGWKDDILKVNGFDERMQYGGQDREMGERLINLGVKAIQIRYTAICLHLDHTRTYKNEDSLKKNREIRNKTKSENKIKTSYGIKL
- a CDS encoding lipopolysaccharide kinase InaA family protein, whose amino-acid sequence is MKIYISPHYKISKENIENLLSNFKENGQLLFEGSRNEIKVVECEDRDLNIKAFKPPNFVNRYMYVTLRKSKAQRSFEYAHKLLETGVGTPRPVAYAETIKNGALDKSFYISEHLEYELTFRDLDLAKEGHEAILRDFTRFTYYLHENKIEFLDHSPGNTLIKTPKGKAEFYLVDLNRMNFRTLSFEDRMNNFSRLSQDVEIFKVMANEYALKIDKSEEEVLEKMLYYNNRFFEQRSRKRRFKNKLKKIAGFS